The Bacteroidetes bacterium SB0662_bin_6 genome contains the following window.
ACGCCCCATTTTGACGTCGTATGTCATGCGGCGTCGGATGGTACGGCGAGAATCGCGCTCGAAATGGGCCTGCCGATTATTTTCGGTGTGCTTACGACGGATACGGCCGAACAGGCGCTTGCACGATCCGGAGGGAACAAGGGAAACAAGGGTACCGACGCTGCTGTTGCGGCGATTGAAATGGTCAACCTGTTGCGCAAAATCGAGCGGCGATGACCTTGCGCCGCCATTTTACCGATTATTGCGTTCAAACAGGCCGGCTTTTCGCGCGGCAGTGTGTCCTGTTTGGTTTCCTGTTTCCTGTTCGGGAGTTCGACATGCGTTGCTTTTTCTCTTTTTGCCTGGCGGCACTTCTGGCCGGTTCCGCGTCTGCACAGGATCACCGCTGGCAGGCGCACACATCTTTTCGGCAAGTTACGGACGTGGCATCGCATGGCGAAGCGGTGTGGGCCGCCACAACTGGGGGCGTATTCCGTTATGAAGTCAGATCCGGAGCGTTTTCGACGTATAGTCCCAGCGAAGGCCTCCACGGTGTGGAAGTACAGGCCATTACTGTAGATCCCCTGAATAATGTCATTTGGATCGGCTATCAGGACGGCGTACTGGACCGGCTGGACCCGGAGACAGGCGTCGTAAAAGCGTATTTCGACATTGCGCGCGCTGAGCAGTTTTCGTCGCGGCAGATCAACAAGGTTGTAGTGCGCGGGGATTCCGTGTTTGCAGCGACATCGTTTGGGGTCGTTGTTTTCGACCCGGTCCGGAACGAGGTGCGCGATACGTACAGCAAGCTGGGCTCGCTTGTGGCAGGTACGGAAGTGTTTGATCTGACCTTCGCCCCGGGGCAGGATGGCGAGCCGGCCATCTGGCTGGCTACGAACGCAGGAGTGGCGTACGCATCCCTGCAATCCTTCAACCTGAGCGATCCTGCCGAATGGACGGTTGAGGCAGCGGGGCTTCCGGTCAGGGAGTTGCGAGCGATCGCCTGGTTTGAAGGCGCGATATATGCCGGGACCACCCGGGACCTGACGCGCCGGTCGGACAGCGGCGTCTATGTTCCGCTCGGAGTAACCACCCATGGCATTCGGGATATGGAAGTTCTTTCGGATCGGATGGTGGGAGTAGGGCGATTCGCTCCGTTTGTCGTATCCGGCGAACAGGGTCGCAAGATATCCATGGAAACGTATCAGGATCCGGTGAGCCTTGTTACAGGTCCGGACGGAAATGTATGGATCGGCGATACTCAGGGCGGCCTGATCGCCATGGCGCCCCCGGAGATTTCCGACCGGACCGCAGAGGTCATTCTGTCCGAAGTGTATCCTGACGGACCGCGCGACAACCTGTTTTCGGACCTGCAGGTGGATGGCGACGGGAATCTCTGGGTGATTGGTTTTCGGGATAACGAGAGCGGCTTTTATCGCTTCGCCGCCGACGGCGATTGGACGAATTATGTGCGCCGGGTATTTCCCGAATTGTTTACCACGTACGATCGCCTGCATGTGGATGCTCGCGGACATGCCTGGATAGGTTCCTCCGGGAACAGTTTGGCGGAGGTGTCGGCTTCCGGGACGATACGCCCCTGGGACGCCGGCAATTCGTCTTTACTGCCGGCTGCCGGCACGGACAATTATATCATTGTGGGCGGTATCGCCGACGACCAGGATGGCAGGGTATGGGTCACGAACCCGGCCTCTATTGCGCCGATACACTTCTACGAGCCGGAGAGCGAGACATGGACGGCCATTCCCCGTATACAGTGCGGGGGTTTCTCCACAGTCCGCGCGGCTTTTGATCGCATCTATATCGATACGTTCGACCAGCAATGGATCATCGTGATCGATCTCGCGAATCTGAGACGAGTGCTTGGGCTGCTTGTCCTGGACGTGAATGAAACTCCTGCCTCGATTAATGACGATACCTGCCGGTTCTTCAATGAGGAGGGGGGGCTCGGGCAGGGCCTGCCGGGTACGACGGTGACTTCCGTCGTCGAGGGTCGGGACGGTATTGTGTGGATAGGTACGGACAAGGGACTTGCTTTCGTGATCAACAACGGGGTCGTGGCTGAAGACGCCAATGCCGTGCCTGTTTGGCCGCAGTTCGCGGATCGTGCGGAGGGGACGTATGTGCTGAACGGTATTTTCGTGAACGACCTGGCGGTAGATCCGGCGGGTCGATTATGGGTGGCGACGAACGAAGGGGTCACGGTCATACGCCAGGCCGAAGGGGGCTATGAGGTGGTTGAACGTTTCTCCGCCGATAATTCGCCGCTTTTTTCGGACACGGTGGTTGCTCTTGCCATCGACCCGATATCAGGCAGAGTATATCTGGCTACCGATCAGGGTTTGATGAGTTATGAAGGGGGCGCCATTGCGCCTGTGGAACAGGTTGGGGAGATCAAGGTTTATCCGAACCCGGTTTATATGGAGTCGGATGCCGCCGTGTCGGTCTTCATAGAGGGACTTGTAGAGGCCACTGCACTGCGGGTCGTCACGCTCACCGGGGAAGTGGTGGCGCGTTTGCAAACGCGAGGAGGGCGGGTCAGGTGGGATGGCCGGGATATGCAGGGCCGTATGGTTCCGTCGGGTATGTATCTCGTCATTGCTGTTGGCGAGAGCGGCGAAGGGACGGCTTACGGAAAAATGGCCGTGATTCGCTGATACATATGGTGACCGTAGCTCAGTCGGTTAGAGCGCCAGGTTGTGGCCCTGGAGGTCGTGGGTTCAATTCCCATCGGTCACCCCGCATGAATATATGCCGCGTTCGTCTAGGGGTCCAGGACGCCGGCCTTTCACGCCGGTAACACGGGTTCAAATCCCGTACGCGGTACCACGTCACGCTGCATAGTGGTAACAGGCCCTAAAGGTTTTTGCCATGTCGTTTAATGATCT
Protein-coding sequences here:
- a CDS encoding regulator, producing the protein MTLRRHFTDYCVQTGRLFARQCVLFGFLFPVREFDMRCFFSFCLAALLAGSASAQDHRWQAHTSFRQVTDVASHGEAVWAATTGGVFRYEVRSGAFSTYSPSEGLHGVEVQAITVDPLNNVIWIGYQDGVLDRLDPETGVVKAYFDIARAEQFSSRQINKVVVRGDSVFAATSFGVVVFDPVRNEVRDTYSKLGSLVAGTEVFDLTFAPGQDGEPAIWLATNAGVAYASLQSFNLSDPAEWTVEAAGLPVRELRAIAWFEGAIYAGTTRDLTRRSDSGVYVPLGVTTHGIRDMEVLSDRMVGVGRFAPFVVSGEQGRKISMETYQDPVSLVTGPDGNVWIGDTQGGLIAMAPPEISDRTAEVILSEVYPDGPRDNLFSDLQVDGDGNLWVIGFRDNESGFYRFAADGDWTNYVRRVFPELFTTYDRLHVDARGHAWIGSSGNSLAEVSASGTIRPWDAGNSSLLPAAGTDNYIIVGGIADDQDGRVWVTNPASIAPIHFYEPESETWTAIPRIQCGGFSTVRAAFDRIYIDTFDQQWIIVIDLANLRRVLGLLVLDVNETPASINDDTCRFFNEEGGLGQGLPGTTVTSVVEGRDGIVWIGTDKGLAFVINNGVVAEDANAVPVWPQFADRAEGTYVLNGIFVNDLAVDPAGRLWVATNEGVTVIRQAEGGYEVVERFSADNSPLFSDTVVALAIDPISGRVYLATDQGLMSYEGGAIAPVEQVGEIKVYPNPVYMESDAAVSVFIEGLVEATALRVVTLTGEVVARLQTRGGRVRWDGRDMQGRMVPSGMYLVIAVGESGEGTAYGKMAVIR